One window of the Tachypleus tridentatus isolate NWPU-2018 chromosome 10, ASM421037v1, whole genome shotgun sequence genome contains the following:
- the LOC143229263 gene encoding uncharacterized protein LOC143229263 yields the protein MYRWVVLAVLFGVIAAEDYFATGLGTLDPNYSQKLGANGQVRLDFRQKKNGFSYSVSDAGASQQQTSISKDNLGGHTIQHEAHGHLTNPYTGDTNIKHSEHAFHINPYLGKAAVHSNDAAGHLSPQTASAAYQQNNYDAQIAPGLSALQKGQTAASISPYGNHASHAVHNAHAAAVPGGVAHAAHTAQAVHANHPGLGGYTQAQVADVQGLQGPGFGALSQAAQNTRASYGPYGLAAQVKQDGYAADNVYNAHINYAAGNQHAFAHHAQRDPYAGYQQVTHTANAAHESPIYPSYYAGATNYVQGGYAPVHHASHGYVNGGYGPVHHASHGYVQGGYAPYAPVQHQNIAYNSVPSAFPGYGHKK from the exons ATGTATCGCTGG GTGGTCCTTGCTGTCCTCTTTGGTGTCATTGCCGCTGAAGACTATTTTGCTACCGGTTTAGGAACTTTGGATCCAAACTACAGCCAGAAGCTTGGAGCTAATGGTCAAGTTCGCCTGGATTTCCGCCAGAAGAAAAACGGATTTTCGTACTCTGTTTCTGATGCTGGGGCAAGTCAGCAACAAACTAGTATTTCTAAAGACAATCTAGGAGGTCATACAATTCAACACGAAGCCCATGGACATCTGACAAACCCTTACACTGGAGATACGAATATCAAGCACTCTGAACATGCCTTCCATATCAACCCTTACCTAGGTAAAGCAGCTGTCCATTCCAACGACGCTGCTGGTCACCTCAGCCCTCAGACCGCCTCTGCAGCTTATCAGCAAAACAACTACGATGCCCAGATAGCTCCGGGTCTTAGTGCTCTTCAAAAAGGCCAGACAGCTGCTTCCATATCTCCTTATGGCAACCATGCTAGCCACGCAGTCCATAATGCCCACGCCGCCGCCGTGCCCGGAGGAGTAGCCCACGCTGCTCATACAGCTCAGGCAGTTCACGCTAACCACCCAGGTCTAGGAGGTTACACTCAAGCTCAAGTCGCTGATGTACAGGGTTTACAGGGTCCTGGCTTCGGTGCCCTGAGCCAAGCTGCTCAGAATACCCGTGCTTCTTACGGACCTTATGGACTTGCCGCTCAAGTTAAACAGGACGGCTATGCTGCTGACAATGTCTACAATGCTCATATAAACTACGCTGCCGGAAACCAGCACGCATTCGCTCACCATGCTCAGCGTGATCCTTACGCTGGGTATCAGCAAGTTACCCACACTGCCAACGCTGCTCATGAAAGTCCGATTTACCCTAGCTATTACGCTGGTGCCACTAATTACGTACAGGGTGGTTATGCTCCTGTTCATCACGCCAGTCATGGATACGTGAATGGTGGATATGGTCCTGTTCATCACGCCAGTCACGGCTATGTACAAGGTGGATATGCTCCATATGCTCCAGTACAGCACCAGAACATAGCTTACAATTCTGTCCCTTCAGCCTTTCCCGGTTACGGTCATAAAAAAtag